In one Desulfobaculum bizertense DSM 18034 genomic region, the following are encoded:
- a CDS encoding respiratory chain complex I subunit 1 family protein, which translates to MPDVFSYTFHMLIFPGGIFALCLGLLLKGVDRKVFARLQRRVGPPIMQPFFDIVKLGRKESILPASGHTPVFRFAPIFGFMGMLLALMVMPVPGVWNGAESMGDMLMMLYLLPIPAIALMLAGSSSSSPYGTLGSSREMMLMFAYEIPLLAVILAVAFKVGLGNGGIAEFSFAKVVEYQQVHGSFIFDWTMLPAFFAYLLFLPGTLGTAPFDLVEAETELLEGPLLEYSGPGLAMFSLCSALKMVLVMGLGVVLFFPGTVPGGWIANIVWFGVKCMLLMLFSITLVRAATGRLRADQSFRFYLKYPSMFAYASLALIFIIH; encoded by the coding sequence ATGCCAGATGTGTTTTCATATACCTTTCATATGCTGATTTTCCCGGGCGGCATCTTTGCGCTTTGCCTCGGACTTCTGCTGAAAGGTGTGGACAGAAAGGTTTTTGCTCGTCTTCAGAGAAGGGTTGGTCCTCCAATCATGCAGCCGTTCTTTGACATAGTGAAACTTGGCCGGAAGGAGTCCATCCTTCCGGCCTCGGGTCACACTCCAGTTTTCCGCTTTGCGCCGATCTTTGGCTTTATGGGAATGCTGCTCGCCCTCATGGTGATGCCTGTTCCCGGAGTCTGGAATGGGGCAGAGAGCATGGGCGATATGCTTATGATGCTCTATCTGCTGCCAATTCCGGCGATTGCCTTGATGCTTGCAGGCTCGTCCTCAAGCTCTCCATACGGCACACTGGGAAGCTCTCGTGAGATGATGTTGATGTTTGCGTACGAAATTCCGCTGCTGGCGGTAATTTTGGCTGTCGCATTCAAAGTTGGCCTCGGGAATGGTGGCATTGCGGAGTTCTCTTTCGCAAAGGTTGTTGAATACCAGCAGGTCCATGGTTCATTTATTTTTGACTGGACTATGCTCCCGGCATTCTTCGCCTATCTGCTTTTCCTGCCCGGAACACTCGGAACTGCACCTTTTGACCTTGTAGAGGCAGAGACAGAACTGCTCGAAGGCCCCTTGTTGGAATACTCGGGACCAGGGCTTGCCATGTTTAGCCTTTGTAGTGCATTAAAAATGGTCCTGGTTATGGGACTCGGTGTAGTGCTGTTTTTCCCTGGCACAGTTCCCGGCGGATGGATTGCAAACATTGTGTGGTTTGGTGTGAAGTGCATGCTTCTGATGCTCTTCTCCATCACGCTGGTTCGCGCAGCAACAGGACGGTTACGCGCGGACCAGAGCTTTAGGTTTTACCTGAAGTACCCGTCGATGTTCGCCTATGCCAGCCTCGCGCTGATCTTTATCATTCACTAA
- a CDS encoding proton-conducting transporter membrane subunit has translation MDAVQPLSVSFVVCLGAVLCVVAQLAAVKRYRNLLQLFGLSCLAELGVVLVGFGAGSSAGISGAYLHLMYQTVTRVLALCALLVLAQKAKSFELAKLRGIFSVHPFMAGVFAFAMFAALGITPFKGAVSRLAILHGAFESGHYLSAALVLAGCIAAISYTLRIVQALCFEKSESWKVSDASRSSFDKAACYGAGVLACGVALMHMFPEGLLHIAEGLGDGQALPHFESPWPLAAIVPYLGGFVLLGISRFAPKEFRGIRVRETVAVALSVLTVLCVFAADAALPLSSLFAKIMACVGLAVTLYSVSYMEGKEHTDRYWFFLMLMQGSLVGLCLAHDFGTLYGFWELMTLTSYFLVIHEQSDEALEAGYKYFFMCASGAYVMLFGLLFLHAQTGSFEFATLSTLASALSPGVAALILVTSFVGFWVKAGLMPLHSWLPAAHPVAPSSISAPLSGILTKTGIYGFLLLGFAIMGVETFRGAGDGWNIGAILSFVGAVTMLFAEVMALLQRNVKRMLAYSTMAQIGEICIVLGVGSYLSVVGGLAHVVNHAMMKNLLFLGIGIVVMRAGTLEIQGLKGLGRKMPVTGICLMIAALSIVGLPPFGGFVSKFMLVYACLNAGHLLLAAVILTGGLIAALYYMRLVKVLFFEAYEGTDTVKDAPLLCQIPMVAFAALIVLFGIAPQALLGLVTPVADALVMGGKLVAQPVPAFDFAWPFFALVPMLGAVVPYLLRHDLEKCGLGAVGVLAVSFVAVLCSWSGLSTVSLCFALLITMMGILNTVYSVSYMEHSHTQWRFFTFLLLMIGGLLGVAGSEDLFSFFMFWELMSSWTLYFVIIHEETAASLREGFKYFVFNMIGATFMFFGIVLLTASGQSFEIGALAQTLSQLPGWVGTSSMALIALGFVMKAAMLPVRIDVWMHPATAPTPVSGYISSVLLKSGPFGLLKLFFVLGGAGFFAGKSGIWGQQAIMYTLAWVAGITIFYAAAMAVIQSGLKRMLIYSTVSQLGYVVLGICAGSALTVSAGMLHFVSHMLFKNLAFLCAGAIMFRTHADSLNQVSGLARKMPVTFVTLAIAAFSAIGVPPFSGFTSKWMLYHGLVSQNEVLLALLSLTGSVLTMAYFIKFLHSAFFGYPTEAIKDVQEVGPYMRWPMMILAGACCVFGVFPGLLLAPINSMIAGFGFAPLDISLGGVATGAGSWNATETAILLAVAYGAARFVMHFMSRKERVCEIHTCGVSDIDARELNVQADNLYEPFISLLREWIALPKTFLANRKG, from the coding sequence ATGGACGCAGTGCAACCACTGTCCGTATCGTTTGTCGTATGCTTGGGCGCCGTCTTGTGTGTGGTGGCGCAGCTGGCTGCAGTAAAACGATACAGGAACCTCCTCCAGCTTTTTGGTTTGTCGTGTTTGGCAGAGCTGGGGGTCGTGTTGGTTGGGTTCGGTGCAGGCTCTTCGGCTGGAATTTCCGGCGCGTACCTGCACCTGATGTATCAAACCGTAACGCGGGTGCTCGCACTTTGTGCTCTGCTTGTGCTTGCTCAGAAGGCAAAGTCCTTTGAGCTGGCAAAGCTGCGAGGCATTTTTAGTGTGCATCCATTCATGGCGGGTGTTTTTGCCTTTGCCATGTTCGCCGCTCTTGGCATCACGCCATTTAAGGGCGCAGTAAGCCGACTCGCCATCCTGCACGGTGCGTTTGAGTCGGGTCATTACCTGAGCGCAGCTCTTGTGCTCGCTGGCTGTATAGCCGCAATCTCCTATACCCTCAGAATTGTGCAGGCTCTCTGTTTTGAAAAGAGCGAGAGCTGGAAGGTCTCTGATGCTTCCAGAAGCTCTTTTGACAAAGCAGCGTGCTACGGTGCAGGCGTGCTGGCCTGTGGCGTTGCTCTTATGCACATGTTCCCCGAGGGACTTCTCCACATCGCAGAAGGTCTTGGCGACGGGCAGGCTCTCCCGCATTTTGAGTCTCCGTGGCCACTGGCAGCGATTGTGCCATACCTTGGCGGTTTCGTTCTTTTGGGCATCTCCCGCTTTGCACCAAAGGAATTCCGGGGCATCCGTGTCCGCGAAACCGTAGCTGTGGCGCTCTCTGTGCTGACTGTTCTGTGCGTCTTTGCTGCTGATGCAGCGTTGCCGCTGTCTTCCCTGTTTGCAAAAATTATGGCCTGTGTAGGCCTTGCCGTGACGCTGTATTCTGTCAGCTACATGGAAGGGAAGGAGCATACTGACCGCTACTGGTTCTTCCTGATGCTTATGCAGGGTTCCCTTGTTGGCCTGTGTCTGGCCCATGATTTTGGAACGCTGTATGGCTTCTGGGAACTCATGACTCTGACATCCTATTTCCTGGTGATCCACGAGCAGAGCGACGAAGCGCTTGAGGCTGGCTATAAATACTTCTTTATGTGTGCCTCTGGTGCGTATGTTATGCTTTTTGGTCTGCTTTTCCTGCATGCGCAGACCGGAAGCTTTGAGTTTGCTACTCTGAGCACTCTTGCTTCTGCTCTTTCTCCGGGAGTTGCCGCGCTCATCCTGGTAACATCTTTTGTAGGATTCTGGGTCAAGGCTGGCCTGATGCCGCTGCATAGCTGGCTTCCGGCTGCCCATCCTGTTGCACCGTCTTCCATCTCTGCACCGCTGTCTGGCATCCTGACCAAGACAGGCATCTATGGTTTCCTGCTCCTTGGCTTTGCCATTATGGGCGTTGAGACTTTCCGGGGTGCTGGTGACGGCTGGAATATTGGTGCAATTCTGTCGTTTGTTGGCGCAGTGACAATGCTCTTTGCCGAGGTCATGGCGCTGCTCCAGCGAAACGTCAAACGGATGCTGGCATACTCCACAATGGCGCAGATTGGCGAAATCTGCATTGTGCTTGGTGTCGGCAGCTATCTGAGTGTTGTTGGCGGGCTTGCCCATGTGGTGAACCATGCCATGATGAAGAATCTGCTCTTCCTTGGTATCGGCATCGTGGTGATGCGAGCCGGGACGCTGGAGATTCAGGGACTCAAGGGGCTGGGACGCAAGATGCCTGTGACGGGTATCTGTCTGATGATCGCCGCCCTGAGTATTGTTGGCCTTCCGCCGTTTGGTGGTTTTGTCAGTAAGTTTATGCTGGTGTATGCCTGCCTGAATGCCGGACATCTGCTGCTTGCAGCTGTCATCCTTACTGGCGGCCTGATTGCGGCGCTCTATTATATGCGCCTTGTTAAGGTGCTATTCTTTGAGGCCTACGAAGGGACTGATACTGTCAAGGATGCACCGCTGCTGTGCCAGATTCCAATGGTTGCCTTTGCTGCACTCATTGTACTCTTTGGTATTGCTCCGCAGGCGCTTCTTGGGCTTGTTACTCCTGTTGCAGACGCGCTTGTCATGGGCGGAAAGCTTGTGGCGCAGCCTGTGCCTGCCTTTGATTTTGCATGGCCGTTCTTTGCGCTGGTGCCCATGCTGGGCGCTGTTGTGCCATACCTGTTGCGGCATGACCTCGAAAAATGCGGACTGGGCGCTGTGGGCGTCTTGGCCGTGTCCTTTGTTGCTGTGCTGTGCTCATGGTCTGGTCTGAGCACGGTTTCCCTGTGCTTTGCGCTGCTCATCACCATGATGGGTATTCTGAACACCGTGTATTCCGTGAGCTACATGGAGCATAGTCACACCCAGTGGCGCTTCTTTACCTTCCTGCTGCTTATGATTGGCGGCTTGCTTGGTGTTGCTGGCTCCGAAGATTTGTTCAGCTTCTTTATGTTCTGGGAACTGATGAGCAGCTGGACTCTGTACTTCGTCATTATCCATGAAGAAACTGCGGCGTCACTGCGCGAAGGCTTTAAGTACTTCGTGTTCAACATGATCGGCGCAACTTTCATGTTCTTTGGTATCGTTCTGCTGACAGCCTCTGGACAGAGCTTTGAGATCGGGGCGCTTGCTCAGACTTTGAGCCAGCTTCCGGGCTGGGTTGGAACAAGTTCAATGGCACTGATTGCTCTTGGCTTTGTTATGAAGGCCGCAATGCTCCCCGTGCGCATTGATGTGTGGATGCATCCTGCAACCGCACCAACTCCTGTCAGTGGATATATCTCTTCTGTCCTGCTGAAATCTGGTCCCTTTGGCCTGCTCAAGCTCTTCTTCGTGCTGGGTGGGGCAGGGTTCTTTGCTGGCAAGTCCGGCATCTGGGGCCAGCAGGCTATCATGTACACTCTGGCCTGGGTTGCCGGAATAACGATTTTCTATGCTGCGGCTATGGCTGTTATTCAGTCTGGGCTGAAGCGTATGCTGATCTATTCCACGGTGTCCCAGCTGGGCTATGTTGTGCTGGGTATTTGTGCCGGAAGTGCGCTGACCGTGTCTGCGGGTATGCTGCACTTTGTCAGCCATATGCTCTTTAAGAACCTCGCCTTCCTGTGTGCTGGAGCAATCATGTTCCGCACTCACGCTGATTCATTGAATCAGGTTTCTGGCCTTGCCCGCAAAATGCCTGTGACGTTCGTTACTCTGGCTATTGCGGCCTTCTCCGCCATTGGCGTTCCTCCGTTTAGCGGCTTCACCTCCAAGTGGATGCTGTACCACGGCCTTGTGAGCCAGAATGAAGTTCTGCTTGCTTTGCTGTCTCTGACCGGAAGTGTGCTGACGATGGCGTACTTCATCAAGTTCCTGCATTCCGCATTCTTTGGCTATCCAACGGAGGCCATCAAGGACGTGCAGGAGGTTGGTCCATACATGCGCTGGCCCATGATGATTTTGGCAGGTGCCTGCTGCGTGTTTGGTGTTTTCCCCGGGCTTCTTCTTGCTCCCATTAACAGCATGATTGCTGGATTTGGCTTTGCTCCTCTCGACATTTCCCTTGGTGGTGTGGCGACAGGTGCCGGGTCATGGAATGCAACGGAAACCGCAATCTTACTTGCTGTGGCCTATGGCGCAGCGCGGTTTGTAATGCATTTTATGAGCAGGAAAGAGCGAGTGTGCGAGATTCATACCTGTGGTGTGAGTGACATCGACGCTCGGGAACTGAATGTTCAGGCAGACAATCTCTACGAGCCGTTTATTTCGCTGCTTCGTGAGTGGATTGCTCTTCCAAAGACATTCCTTGCAAACAGAAAGGGGTAG
- a CDS encoding NADH-quinone oxidoreductase subunit B family protein codes for MQIAEKLQNMAARSPWLYRINAGSCNGCDVELATTALIPRYDVERLGCKYCGSPKHADIVLITGPVTSQVKDKVLRVYNEIPDPKVTVAVGICPISGGVFRGSYSIPGTLDSIIPVDVNVPGCPPRPQAIIEGVAKALEIWKTRI; via the coding sequence ATGCAGATTGCTGAAAAACTTCAGAATATGGCTGCTCGGTCTCCGTGGCTGTATCGCATCAACGCAGGCTCATGTAACGGCTGCGACGTTGAACTTGCCACCACCGCGCTTATCCCTAGGTATGACGTGGAGCGTTTGGGCTGCAAATATTGTGGTAGCCCAAAGCACGCTGATATTGTGCTGATTACCGGTCCTGTGACGTCACAGGTAAAGGACAAGGTCCTTCGTGTGTATAACGAAATTCCAGATCCCAAGGTCACCGTTGCAGTGGGAATTTGTCCCATTTCGGGCGGTGTGTTTCGCGGAAGTTATTCGATTCCCGGAACGCTGGATTCCATCATCCCGGTCGATGTGAACGTGCCGGGATGCCCGCCGCGCCCGCAGGCTATCATTGAGGGCGTGGCCAAGGCCTTGGAAATTTGGAAGACACGGATTTAG
- a CDS encoding nickel-dependent hydrogenase large subunit has product MASFTIPVGPLHVALEEPMYFRVNVEGETVKGVEMYAGNAHRGMEALARERNIFQNVVLTERVCSLCSNNHPLTYCMSVEHVAGITVPDRALYLRTIADEVKRIASHMFNVGISTHVIGFQSLFMHAMELREKVQDLKENVWGNRMDLAANMIGGVKFDIDDEIVAYMTRTLESLKKPCEEFLHLYMKHPQVKARTEGVGLFPYDEAVRHGSVGPVARGSALDNDVRKETPYAAYDRVDFDVITESGCDVRSRAVVRLREIFESISILEQCLRDMPSGPLACDPLPEIPAGESIARSEAPRGELIYYLRTNGTLKPERLKWRVPTYVNWEALKVMLHDCKVADIALIVNSIDPCLSCTER; this is encoded by the coding sequence ATGGCAAGCTTTACAATCCCGGTTGGACCGTTGCACGTTGCGCTCGAAGAACCTATGTATTTTCGCGTTAACGTTGAAGGCGAGACTGTCAAAGGAGTTGAAATGTATGCGGGCAATGCGCACCGCGGCATGGAAGCTCTCGCGAGAGAAAGGAATATATTCCAGAATGTTGTATTAACAGAACGGGTATGTTCCCTGTGCTCAAATAACCATCCGTTGACCTATTGCATGTCAGTCGAGCACGTCGCAGGTATTACAGTTCCTGATCGGGCGCTGTATTTGCGAACCATTGCTGATGAAGTCAAGCGAATTGCATCTCATATGTTCAATGTGGGAATAAGCACTCACGTTATAGGCTTCCAGTCACTGTTTATGCATGCAATGGAACTGCGCGAAAAGGTGCAGGATCTGAAAGAAAATGTATGGGGTAATCGTATGGACCTCGCTGCCAACATGATTGGTGGCGTCAAGTTCGATATCGATGACGAAATTGTCGCATACATGACGAGGACTCTGGAATCGTTGAAAAAACCTTGCGAAGAGTTCCTTCATTTATATATGAAACACCCACAGGTTAAAGCCAGAACTGAAGGCGTTGGCCTGTTCCCGTATGACGAAGCAGTACGGCATGGCTCTGTTGGTCCGGTCGCTCGTGGGTCTGCACTTGACAACGACGTGCGAAAGGAAACTCCATATGCAGCGTATGACAGAGTCGACTTTGACGTCATTACCGAAAGTGGCTGTGACGTCAGATCCCGTGCTGTTGTGAGATTGCGTGAGATCTTTGAGTCTATTTCCATCCTCGAACAGTGCTTGCGCGACATGCCGTCAGGACCGCTTGCATGCGATCCTTTGCCAGAGATTCCTGCCGGGGAATCTATAGCTCGCTCAGAAGCTCCCCGCGGAGAGTTGATTTATTACCTCCGCACCAACGGAACACTGAAGCCGGAACGCCTGAAATGGCGTGTCCCGACCTATGTGAACTGGGAAGCGCTGAAAGTGATGCTCCATGACTGCAAGGTCGCGGATATTGCACTTATCGTGAACAGCATTGACCCCTGCCTGTCCTGTACAGAGCGATAG
- the hypA gene encoding hydrogenase maturation nickel metallochaperone HypA, which translates to MHELAIVTSLLGIVKDEAKRHGARRISCVRLKIGAMSCLESRTLRSCFEICAEGTPAEGAELDITVVPVRYECSECHTLFEEPENYSCPHCGSERFSMKNGRELLIESLEAEN; encoded by the coding sequence ATGCATGAGCTGGCAATAGTCACCAGTCTGCTTGGTATTGTGAAAGACGAAGCCAAGCGTCATGGCGCCAGACGCATAAGTTGTGTTCGTCTCAAGATTGGGGCCATGTCCTGCCTTGAGTCCAGAACACTTCGTTCCTGCTTTGAGATCTGTGCTGAGGGGACTCCTGCTGAAGGCGCGGAACTTGACATAACAGTTGTTCCGGTACGTTACGAATGCAGCGAGTGCCACACTCTGTTTGAGGAGCCAGAGAATTATTCCTGTCCACATTGCGGATCTGAACGATTCAGCATGAAAAATGGTCGGGAGCTTCTCATTGAAAGCCTTGAGGCTGAAAACTGA
- a CDS encoding 4Fe-4S binding protein has protein sequence MLTFLKVLWKNVLDGPATEPFPFGETHTPKRLRGKAHIDASKCTGCGTCKSVCAGGAIRLQAREDGTGINFYLWHNSCSFCGYCEMFCPTGAITLSTDWSTAHLNSEKYDYKETEFIPYQHCVECDAPMPRLPESLISDLYGEPNEEIRTLYTLCPECRRKKAAMQMGV, from the coding sequence ATGCTGACATTTCTGAAAGTTCTCTGGAAAAACGTTTTGGACGGGCCAGCAACCGAGCCGTTTCCGTTTGGAGAGACGCATACGCCAAAACGCCTGCGCGGCAAGGCACACATTGACGCGAGCAAGTGCACTGGATGTGGCACCTGCAAAAGTGTGTGTGCTGGTGGTGCGATTCGGCTTCAGGCTCGCGAAGATGGGACCGGTATCAATTTCTACCTGTGGCACAACAGCTGCTCATTTTGTGGATACTGCGAAATGTTTTGCCCAACTGGCGCAATTACACTTTCGACAGACTGGTCCACAGCGCATCTGAATTCTGAAAAGTATGACTACAAGGAAACGGAATTTATTCCGTACCAGCACTGTGTGGAGTGTGACGCTCCGATGCCGCGCCTTCCTGAGTCTCTGATTTCAGATCTCTATGGTGAACCCAACGAGGAAATTCGAACTCTGTATACCCTCTGCCCGGAGTGCCGTCGCAAAAAGGCGGCCATGCAAATGGGAGTCTAA
- a CDS encoding 4Fe-4S dicluster domain-containing protein — translation METQDNQQYIIYADPSKCKGCKKCEIACMEAHYDLTKKEIIKNRKQLTPRIKVYKSGDVKMPIQCRQCANAPCARVCPTKAIVREAGMVRVRHQYCVGCKMCVMVCPFGAIAVAEKDPVFGDVEPEKTSPAVALKCDLCEEWRKKNGKETSACAEACKFGALRFVTVDQYRELKMAKHFEEFQGATQSLEPETPKVPAQ, via the coding sequence ATGGAAACTCAGGACAATCAGCAGTACATAATTTATGCTGATCCATCGAAATGCAAGGGCTGCAAGAAGTGCGAAATCGCATGTATGGAAGCTCATTATGATCTCACCAAAAAAGAGATCATTAAGAATAGGAAACAGCTGACTCCCAGAATTAAGGTTTATAAGTCTGGTGACGTCAAAATGCCTATTCAGTGCCGCCAGTGCGCTAACGCTCCGTGTGCCCGGGTATGTCCCACAAAAGCAATCGTTCGCGAAGCAGGTATGGTTCGCGTTCGTCACCAGTATTGCGTTGGCTGCAAGATGTGCGTCATGGTTTGTCCATTTGGTGCAATTGCTGTTGCAGAAAAGGACCCGGTCTTTGGCGATGTTGAGCCAGAAAAGACCAGCCCTGCTGTTGCGCTCAAGTGCGATCTCTGTGAAGAGTGGCGCAAAAAGAATGGCAAGGAAACCAGTGCCTGTGCAGAGGCATGTAAGTTTGGTGCACTTCGCTTCGTGACTGTTGACCAGTACCGTGAGCTGAAGATGGCCAAGCATTTCGAAGAGTTTCAGGGTGCGACGCAGTCGCTTGAGCCGGAAACCCCCAAAGTCCCTGCTCAGTAG
- a CDS encoding NADH-quinone oxidoreductase subunit C, whose translation MSTVLQHSIEILIQRLLPETAVRWTSDEKKNLYGWVELEHAASLATVAKELLTVQGRLMTITAHAPEEHSEKGFFEVCYHFDVKGTALTLRVVPEGATPTVPSITPWHKAADWAEREIHELYQIEVAGHPNPEPLFLSNITQPLAMERLVPLSTMSNGACTNVLWEHIMGEKAEKN comes from the coding sequence ATGAGCACTGTTTTGCAGCACAGTATTGAAATTCTGATTCAGCGGCTCTTGCCAGAGACAGCGGTTCGCTGGACCTCTGATGAGAAAAAGAACCTGTATGGATGGGTAGAGCTGGAGCATGCCGCTTCTCTGGCCACCGTCGCAAAAGAGCTTTTGACAGTGCAGGGGCGGCTGATGACCATTACGGCCCACGCTCCAGAAGAGCACTCCGAAAAAGGGTTCTTTGAAGTTTGCTACCACTTTGATGTCAAGGGGACGGCGTTGACCCTGCGTGTTGTTCCAGAAGGAGCGACTCCGACAGTGCCGTCTATTACGCCGTGGCATAAGGCCGCAGACTGGGCCGAGCGGGAGATTCATGAACTGTATCAGATTGAAGTTGCAGGACATCCGAATCCAGAACCGCTGTTTTTGTCCAATATTACCCAACCCTTGGCGATGGAAAGGCTTGTACCGCTCTCTACGATGAGTAATGGCGCATGCACTAACGTCTTGTGGGAACATATTATGGGTGAAAAGGCGGAGAAAAACTAA